CATATAGGTAGGCAATCCCGATCGAGAACGTCCGCGCATTCCTCATGTGGTTTCTTGTACTAGTAACGTGTGGCCAGTGTCAAGATGCAGACATGTTTTCTTACTCTATTTGGAGATCTATCATGACGGCAGGTGTTGGTTTTATGGCAAAAAAGACTGAAGTGTCGCATTCGATCTCCACTGTTCAAAAATCACGATAGTCAATGTTCATACTCTAAGAGCCATATTCAATTTTATTTCGAAAATCGCTACTGCACCAATCATACGCGTGCATCATGCATGTTTTGATGTCTAATAATACTAATGTTGTACTGTTGCAGGGTGGACTAGGAGACTCGTACAACGGCGAgctgcaacagcagcagccatgGAGCTACCAGGAGCCGACGACCCAATTCGaggcgccgtcggcggccacGACGCAGCCTGACATGCTCGGGAACGGCGGCTACAGCGCCGTGCCCGCGCCGGCTAGCTTCCGCGAGCAGAGCAACCGGCCGTCGTCGGACGACGGCTACAACTGGCGCAAGTACGGGCAGAAGAATATGAAGGGAAGCGAAAATCCGCGCAGCTACTACAAGTGCAGCTTCCCCGGCTGCCCCACCAAGAAGAAGGTGGAGCGGTCGCCGGACGGGCAGGTCACGGAGATCGTGTACAAGGGCGCGCACAACCACCCCAAGCCGCAGAGCACGCGCCGGAGCTCCagctccgccccggcgccggccgcgtcgtCGTACGTGCTGCAGAGCGCCAGCGACGCGGCGGCCGAGCATTCCTTCGGCGCGCTGTCCGGCACGCCCGTGGCGACGCCCGAGAACTCGTCGGGGTCGTTCGGGGACGATGAGATCAACGGCGTGAGCTCGCGGTTTGCCGGCAACTTCGGCGCCGAGGAGCTCGACGACGATGAACCCGACTCCAAGAAATGGTGAGTCACGCCACTGATCTTTTTCAGATTAACACCTGGCCCATTGATGTCATGTGCTTAGACAGCAGAAGAGCTGAGCTTGTATACGGGTGTTAACGTGCTACGTTTTCTTGCAGGAGGAGAGACGGCGGTGACGGCGAGGGGGTCCCGGTGGCCGGCAACCGGACGGTGCGGGAGCCGAGGGTGGTCGTGCAGACGATGAGCGACGTCGACGTCCTCGACGACGGCTACCGGTGGCGCAAGTACGGGCAGAAGGTGGTGAAGGGCAACCCGAACCCCCGGAGCTACTACAAGTGCACGACGGCCGGGTGCCCGGTGCGGAGGCACGTGGAGCGCGCGTGCCACGACACGCGCGCCGTGGTCACCACCTACGAGGGCAAGCACAACCACGACGTGCCCCCCGCGCGCGGCACCGCCTCGCTCTACCGCGCCGCGCTGGCGGCGCAGCAATCCGCCGCGGGCTACCAACAGCAGGGCGGCGCCGCAGTCCCGGCCGACGGGCGGTTcggcttcggcgccggcagcagccACGGCGCGTTCTCCGGCGCGCCGGCGCAGGCCGCGGAGAGCAGTGGCGGCTTCGCCTTGTCCGGCTTCGGCAACCAGGTGGGCACGGCGTACTCTTACgcgagccagcagcagcagcagcagcagagcgaCGCGATGTACACCTACGCGCCATTAGCCAAGGACGAGCCACGAGACGACCTGTCGTTTTTCGAGCAGCCATTGCTGTTCTGACCGGATGAACCACGGCCAAATCGATCGGCAAGACATGGTCATGATCGTGGTTCTTTTTGACTCGGCAGATTAATTATGTACACTATCGTAGTGGTCTGTTGATTTGTTTGGAGGGCCCCAAATCTGCAGGCATtaacgtttcaaaaaaaaaaatctgcaggCATCTGCAGAAAAGGGTAACCTCCTGTAACATGTACGTACAAGAAACGTAGGACACATGGGCGTAGGAAGCAAAGGCCATGGCATATGATTTTTCAGCAGTTTGACTGCAATTTTTTTCCCAATGTAAAATCTGCTGTAATCTCTCAGATCTTAACAGGTAAATTTTACTCCGTAATTCAGTTCATGTATCTGCGTTGTTCTACAAAGGAGTCAAATTTTCCTTGCGACCATAGCTGAGTTCGCACATGCTCAGAAACACTGAAGGCAAGTGATTCTTGACAGCTGGCGGGGCATAAGCCCGGTCGGGCAGCCGCGAGACAGACCGGTCGCCAATTTCGGATCCGTCGCTGCCGCCATCGACACGTCGTCCGGTGCAGGGCAGAAGCAGAGGCAACTGGAGGACAGCATGGCAGGAGGTTTGAGTTTGACTGGAAATCGTCATCCACGGCGAGGAGTGGTGCAGTACTCCGGCACTCCCAGAAAACAGAGCTTGCACAACCACCCAACAGTGCCAAGCAACTTGGAGTAAACAAGAACCAAATGAATTCAAATTAAATTCGGTTTGTACAGATTAGCTTGGATCTTACAATCGCTCtggctttttttttcctctccagTTTTCCACTCAACTTCCGAGGCAAAGAGCGCTCAAGCTGCAGCCCTGAAGATGCTTACACACAGACAGGGAGATCATCGATCGAACGCGCCGGGAGGGAGGACCCAAAACGCTTCCTCGCCGGCCGATGATTCTTGGTATTCACATCGGAAGATCGGAaaggagagaaagaaagaaaaatgggcGAGCTAGTAGAAAGCTCGTGGAGCAGAGCTACTCTGACGGCTCCTCCTCCGCTATGCTCTCCAGCCGCGGCCGCCACACGCCGGGGCGggcgctgctccgccgccgccggtggctcgCCACGCGCTTCTCCGACAGCAGCTCCCGCAGGTAGTTGTCCTGCTCCGCCGTGCTGCTCGCCGCGACCGCAGCGCCGCCCTTGCGGTGCCCATGCCTCTTCTTgttgctggcggcggcgcggctcctgcgcttcttcttcatctcggcggcgggcgcggagcaCGCGGAGGGGATGAGGAAATAGATGCGCCCGCGCTTGAGCTCGGAGTCCGGCGACAGGATGACGATCTTCCTGGCCGCGCCGGCCGACCAGGCGTCGGTGAGCGCGTGGTTGGGGTGCGCGGCGAGGACGTCGGCCGCGGCGAGCGGGCAGGTGAACTCGTCGACGTGCCCGCTGAGGTGCACCACGCGGACAACGTCCAGCGCGCCGCAGGGGAGCATGCACGCCAGGCAGCACCGCAGGCTGTTCCCcatgcctccgcctcctccctacTGCTTGGTGCGAGCGCGTGCGGCGTGTTGATAGGCCGTGGAGATGCCGGTCGCCGGCTGGCTTTGGCGCTCCCCGGCTTTCTGCTTTGTGAGGGAGTATGATGAAGGCGGGTGGCACGGGGAAAGGCTACGGTGTTTATATAGACCCGTTTTGCCGGGCGTCCCGTCCATCATGGCGCATGATGCTCAACTGAATAATGCAATGGGTACATGGACGCCCATTTTTTATGCAATGGGTAACACTTGAACAGAGTATCTGCATCTTTTAGCTTGGTTTTAGCCCTAGCAGTTTATGGCGTGTAAGCATATCTAGTTTCTCCATGCAGGTGATGGATGCCGAGTATTACAAGGCTTCTTGTTATGTTGTGTCTATTGattggtactccctccatttcaaattatagatcgttttagcttttctaggtttagaggtgtttgtatgcatatagacatacactatatttagatgcgtACAAACACATGTGAAtttaaaaaagccaaaacgacctataatttaggacggagggagtacgatATTTAGAAAGAAGATTACTTCCGGGCCTTGTGATGTCACCGTATTGTTCTTTTGCTATTTTGGCAGGCTTACGTTGTGCCACTTTGAGCTTTTGTTGCTGGAAAGGATCTTCCGATTGGCTccctttaattttgttttgaagaaaaatgGTGCCTTTTTTGTGTAACGAGCCGAACTCAAACCAAATGAACAAAAGACCGGACTCACTTGAAAATGTTTAGCCTGCACGTTGGTTGTGAGCATAGCATTATTGGTGGACTGGAACCAACCAGTTTGTCCACAACCATATCCAGCACAAATAAGACAAAAGACTGGCACCATGAGTGCATGTTCCTCCACGACTTGCAGGTTGCGGTTAACTCCTCCGTTTAGTCATCCTGGCTGCCGGTTAATGATGCTCTTTCCAGGGAAAGACTCTCCAACGATTCAAAAACCAAGACCGCACGGCGTTGGATTAGCGGGTCAATAATGCGAATTCCCGATGGTAATAGGCTGGTCATGGCCCTCATCTCCGATCCCTCTCTCGACTCCAAGCAGGAAGCTGCGGGGAAGCTTGTCATCGCCTCCAATCATGAGGAAACAGGCACAATATCCGGTCACGTTACGATTATCACGGGAACATTCCTAACAACTTAGTAATgtttgtagtagtagtagtaccaCCACCCAAGATgccaagagaaaaaaaaagagcacatGAATTTCTCGATCAACATTCCATTCCACCGTTTTGACAGGTGCTGGAAAACCGGCCAGGAATTCCCGCCGCGCGTGTATTTCAGGACGTGCGCTAGAGCCAAAGGGCAAAGGCGTACGCGTACGCGTTCAGGAACTCGGAACTCACGGcaaacggcggcggcagcaaacCCGAATTGTTCCTGGAACAAACGTGCTGGAGCTGCCGCCATCATGTCGTGTCACCCGTCGTGTCACGCCGCACCCCGCAGAGGCGCAGACGGCAGCGGACCGGACTGAAAAGGCAGCTCCCCGATCCGGGGACCCGTCAGTAAAGTTGAGCCAGGAAGGTGCCGGCCTGAGGGGCGACCGCGACACCCAGAAGGCTGCCACTGCCAAGCGCCAGGCCCCCGGCCGCCAAATTGGGCACGTCCGTCTCCggcctccggccgccggcggcccggcggcaGCACCCACAGCCACAGGCTGACAGGCCCCCTGACGGCTGTTGCAGGGAGTAGTAGCGCGTCGCGGACCGTGGACGTGGAGGGAAGGCTAGGCTGGGTGGCTGGCGCGGTGGCGCCTGACGCCGACCGGCTTTGGGGTGGCGCGGCAAGGGGATCTGTGGGGAGCTGTGGCGTTCGGCGCTTTTGGGCGCAGGCCGCCTTGGTCGCCGGGTGGAAAAGGTAGCTTTGCGCCCCCGGGCGGACCACACGTCCTGACGTCCGCGCTGGCCACCTACCTCGGGAGAGGTGAGGCGTGCAACGGCGTGCCAAACGGCAGACGGGGCCATGCCGTTGCGGCTCGATGGCAGGGTGAACCGTCCTATCCGTCCGGTgtgtcgccggctcgccgctcaGGCAGGCTACTCCCATAGCATGAGTCCTTGTTTACTTCcttccaaacttccaactttgacactatgcaaaaagaagattccccatcatatcaaacttgcggtacatacatggagtactaaggtcctgtttgggagaggggtgctaaaatttagccttgggctaaaatttagccccctcaaatgaaagggctaaagtttagcaccttgggtgtttggaaagagggctaaagtttagcacctcttctgtaaaaTGTCCCTTTTGCCCCTGCTGTGCTGCCCCTCCCACCGTTTTCCTCTCAGCTGGAGTTCAGCAGGGGCTTCTTGGGTGGCCGCGGGGCGCAagccgccagcagcagcgtcgccggcgagcgcgccgaggaggcggcggaacgcggcggcagggcaggggatgagccggcgcggcgcggatcCGGCTGCAGCGGCAGTGGCGAGGCNNNNNNNNNNNNNNNNNNNNNNNNNNNNNNNNNNNNNNNNNNNNNNNNNNNNNNNNNNNNNNNNNNNNNNNNNNNNNNNNNNNNNNNNNNNNNNNNNNNNNNNNNNNNNNNNNNNNNNNNNNNNNNNNNNNNNNNNNNNNNNNNNNNNNNNNNNNNNNNNNNNNNNNNNNNNNNNNNNNNNNNNNNNNNNNNNNNNNNNNNNNNNNNNNNNNNNNNNNNNNNNNNNNNNNNNNNNNNNNNNNNNNNNNNNNNNNNNNNNNNNNNNNNNNNNNNNNNNNNNNNNNNNNNNNNNNNNNNNNNNNNNNNNNNNNNNNNNNNNNNNNNNNNNNNNNNNNNNNNNNNNNNNNNNNNNNNNNNNNNNNNNNNNNNNNNNNNNNNNNNNNNNNNNNNNNNNNNNNNNNNNNNNNNNNNNNNNNNNNNNNNNNNNNNNNNNNNNNNNNNNNNNNNNNNNNNNNNNNNNNNNNNNNNNNNNNNNNNNNNNNNNNNNNNNNNNNNNNNNNNNNNNNNNNNNNNNNNNNNNNNNNNNNNNNNNNNNNNNNNNNNNNNNNNNNNNNNNNNNNNNNNNNNNNNNNNNNNNNNNNNNNNNNNNNNNNNNNNNNNNNNNNNNNNNNNNNNNNNNNNNNNNNNNNNNNNNNNNNNNNNNNNNNNNNNNNNNNNNNNNNNNNNNNNNNNNNNNNNNNNNNNNNNNNNNNNNNNNNNNNNNNNNNNNNNNNNNNNNNNNNNNNNNNNNNNNNNNNNNNNNNNNNNNNNNNNNNNNNNNNNNNNNNNNNNNNNNNNNNNNNNNNNNNNNNNNNNNNNNNNNNNNNNNNNNNNNNNNNNNNNNNNNNNNNNNNNNNNNNNNNNNNNNNNNNNNNNNNNNNNNNNNNNNNNGCCGCATCAACAGAAGCCCGCGGCCGACGGAATcgaacattgtcaaatcatggactaattaggcttaatagattcgtctcgccgtttagcctccacttatgtaatgggttttgtaaatagtctacgtttaatactcctaattagtatctaaacattcgatgtcacGTTCAGATGCAGTTGGAACCTGTGTCAGCGGCACTGTATTTGTAGAAGATCATGTAGCGATGACCATttgatgcaaacttttgaaggCTTTCAGCTTGAAGGTTTTTATTTAGGAAAAATGTTTTGTGTGCACCCACTTAAGTACAACTCATGCGCAACTATGCATTTAAACCAGAACCATCTCCAGCACGGAGGAAGCAAGTGATTATCCGAGTTTTACTCAATGGTTGTACGTGTGCCCGCGCTCACTTATTTAAAAACTGGATGGCTTAATTTTGTTAGGATTAGAAGCTCCATATCTATTTTTTGGATGTTATTcctaaaaaattacaaaaactCCAATTAATTGTTCAATGTCCCGGTTTTAAAGTTTTATGTTTGGATTTCAACCCTAAATACTTTCTAGGCAaagttcaaattcaaattcacaTCATATTTTCAAAAGGTTtagccaaaaaaaaacattgtgAAAGAGGTTTTTCCTATCCttgtcaaaagaaaacaaaggtaaAGAAGAAAATACCCGACAAGGACCACTTGGTTGGAATATCTCAAGAACATTTTATACTCCTAGCAAAAAAGAACATTTACTCCCAGTTAGaatatcaaaaaaaattattctacCATGGATAAGAGGGAAGATTCAATTTAAAAGAAGGCACGAGagctttcgcaaaaaaaaaaagaaggtacTAGAGCAAAATGCTCtggttggaaagaaaaattGTTGCACGGAAAAGAAAGAATTGTTCCATCTTCAATCTCACTTGATGGATGCAATAAGACGACTAACTCGTATGCGATTCCTCCTCTCGTATAGGCGGCTGGTGAAACCGCGAGATCGATTCAGCGGCTCTCCCGTGCGGCCATGCGACAGAACTCAGGACTCACGGAAAGGAAGGAGCGAGCGACGGGAATGTTCCGCGAAGCTTCCTGGGCTCGGAGTCGGAGCATCTCACTGCCGACCACGGCGGCACGGCGCCACCGGCCACCTCGGCATGCGCTCCGCTCGCCCGCTCACCAGATCCAATCTACTGCGCCAACATTTGGGCCGGCCAAGCTTCGCATTATTCTATTGTACCCACGCGCTCGTCTGAACCCCTTCCTGGGCCCACACGGCCCGGCCAACCTGGGCCGTGCCGGACTGCCCGGGCTGGCTACCTGGCATGTCAGGCCCTTctgactgaaaaaaaaaaccctgccAAGTCAAGCGCAGTGCCACTGGCTCCCGGGCCCCACTGGAGGCCCCATGTGAGCGCCGCCCATACAAAATTTCGCGCCGTACTTGGACTCGCGTAGAAAACGGCCGTGCATACGGTCCCGTCCTTCAGGGGCGCCGTACCGTACAGTTCGTGCCGCCGGAATCTCCCTATCGTTCCGGCCACGCACTGCCATTTCCCCAGATGATAATGGTGGTGCTGGTACCAACTGGACCTTAAGATATGGCTTAGACAAAACGTTTTATCGGTGGTCCATACGGTGGTTGGTAAGCGTGAGCTCGGGACAGCACGCACATTTCGATCCTAGAGAAAACAGAAAACTGGATCGAGTTGGTTCGCATCCTGCAGATCGAAATTCTGCTTGAGATCATGTGTTGGATCCCACGTCGTAGTGACACACCAACAGCAGGAGGATGCTGCGATGTGTTCGTCGCTGGTGAGGCAAATAATGCGAGCAGAGGAAGCACGTACGAAAGGCGAAGGCGAACCACTGGTGCCATCTTTATTCAGTTTAGGTACAGTGCATGACGGGTTTTGCTTTTGCACACACTCTTTCCATCTCATCAGAAGCCGGTTTTGACAAAAGCATGCAACGTCCTTTATTTTCGGTTCCGGAATCGGATCCGGCGGCACGGCAGCTCAGCTCAGTCCTCGTGGTCCCAGAGCTCAGATGCGCTCTTGTACGGCCCGTGGGTCTTGTTCACGAAGAGCTCCTCCCCGGTCAGGACTCGCTTCTGCAGTAGGGGTCCGCACACGTTAGATCAGGCGAAAACGATTAACTATTGCTAAAAAAACAGTTTTCACTTTATTTTAGTGTACTATGCAATTGCAATCTGCTGCAGTAAACAGATCCAATGATTCTCTGTGCCTCCCATCTGAAACTCTGATTATTTTTTGGGTGAAAAATGGCATTATCCCAGTATCTCGCTAGCCTGCAGACTTTTTTGGGAACCTATTCGTCCAGTGCTCAAGTGGCATTACAAGGCCAAAGCTCAGCTGATGCCGAGGAGTCTACCATATCGTCCAAGTCAAGTAGCAGATTTACCACAGTAGTTTCAATGAGACAACGACCATCTTCTCTTAGCTTGTAATATACGAGACATACTGATATAGCACTAAGTTATTATGCTTATTAAATCCAAAAGTTATGGCGGCCCTCACCTCATCTTTGATGCTGCACAAGACCTTGAAGTCCTCCTCAGGGAtctcccatccaaacacctGAATGTTCTCCTTGATCCTTTCGTCTTTGGTTGATTTGGGAATAACACTTGTTCCCCTTTGGAGGGCCCACTTGATGAGCACCTGACCTGGGGTCTTGTTCAATTTGTTGGCTACCTGCGGTTAAAATCGTAAATGTTTAGAGTGAGAACTGCACGTAACTGAAGAGCGTGAGTTTAACTGAAATCATATATGCTTGTTGTTCATCATATTAGCAAAAGAACCTTTTCGACAGCAGGGTCATGTGCTAGGTTCTTCTCTGAAGAACCCAGTGGAGAGTAAGCCTGCAGAGTGCAAGGTAGCAAACATATACAGAATCGTAAGTATTTTTGTTCTGAAAATCAAAATATGCTAAGATTGAAAGCATTGGTGAAATAGTGAGATCACTTTTCCATATCTGATTTTTAAGGAGAAAATATCTTACAGTAACATGAATCCCATGCTTCTTGCAGGCCTCGAAAATCTTGTCGTTCTTCCAACCAGGGTGCATTTCCATCTGAATACAACAAAGCCAACGAAGAGTCAATTCGAGTTCAATTTGGTCACTTCAGTATGTTGCTGTGGATCAATTCTGATTAGTTCACAACCTGGCATACTGCTGGCGGAATAGTTGCTGAACGCATCAGACGGTTGAGCTTGGTAACTGTGTAATTGCAAACACCTATGTCTTTAACTAGTCCATCTTTCACAAGGCTTTCCATTTCCCTCCACACTCCTTCCAAGTCGAACTCAAGCACTTCCCCAGCTTCTGGAGGCATATGCGCTCCATCTTTTAGTCGGAATGGCCAATGGATCTGTGTTCATTTGTTAGTGCAAGTAGAATTATTCTATCGGAAGGAACTTATCACATTTCGGTACCCAGACGAGCTTAATTTCAAATCACTACATAGATAACAGGGTAAGCAGGCTAGTGCTAAGTTTAACCAGTATATAAAGTAACCGTAAGAGAACAGGGAAGCCATGAGAACTTAATTGTCCCTTAGCGTACAAATTTCAGCTAACAGTAAGAAAGTTGAAACAATAGAAAGTCACTGCTTTAGGTTTCTTACAAGGTAGAGATCAAGATAATCCAACTGCAAATCCTTGAGCGTGTTCTGTAGCGCTGGCCGAACCTTGTTAGGAGCCAAGTCTGTGCACCTGAAGCCGTCAAATATTGATCACATTTAAAATATCAGAATATACTATCAGTTGCTGACATTTAGTTATTCAGAGGACAATATGTAAATTGTACATATGATTACCATAGTTTCGATGTTACAAACAAATCTTTCCTGTTGATCCCAGCTTCCATTGCAGCTTTAAGTCCTTTACCGACCTGATTGGCAGAAGATATTTTACGATATCCTTATCACCTACTAATAGCAAGGCTAATACAGAAACACAATTTTAATTTGATGTGTACCTCCTTTTCTACTCCGTACTGAGCAGCTGTGTCTACATGCCTATATCCAGCCTGCAAGGGTAACCAGACATTCAGAACTCAATTCAATTAGAAGCAGGCTCTGCAGAATTCAGGTTATAAATCAAACAGAGCATGGCAAAATTCTTCAGATACAAGCTAGCACTACAAGCCTACAACAGGGACGGCTTTTAAGCTGTACACCTTCATTAAAACAAATAGATTCATACTGGTATATCATTTATAAGTTCAGGTTTCAATTTCAGCCATGAGCTTCTGACAAAGTCTCATCAAATTATCACTACTTGGTATCTAGCACAAACCAAGACTGGAAGAAAAGGCTTCCTTGTTTACTTGATTCTCAGCCACAGAGCAAAAAGGATGTAATTCTATGCACAAATACAGAAGATTTAGATAGATTTAGCGATAATTAGCACGAATCGTGCAACTAATAATTGGAATTCCACAAATCTACGGCTCATCATGTTTAATTTGACCGCGGGCTAATATGCTACACTGTTTCCAGCCGACTAGAATCCACGTGCTTTACTTTTCCTGAATATGGAAGTCATAAAGAAAGTTGACATGCAGGGCTATACCTCGGTGATGGCTGTCTTAACAGAGTGAGCGCTATCTGAGCCGGCTCTCCAAGTGCCTAGCCCAACAGCCGGGATGGTGTGCCCGCTCTTCAGAACGAAGTGATCCTGCTCTCCTTGCCCCATCGCCTGTGCACTCGCCATTCTAAAACCTCAGTATAGAACTTTCCAACTTCACTTCTCCAAGTCTTCTTGTtttggcgaaaagagattgctgcacgtatatatatacacacagaGAGAGCTCCAGGAAGAGATGCCACGTACAGAAGTATCCAGGGACACATGGCTAGCCATCAGAATCTAAAGACAACCACTTCCCCATGCACGAAGCACAGGTTGCACTGGACGAACATGCCAGAGCCCATAGCTGGCCAGTGACACAATAAAAtacgaaggaaaaaaaagttctTCGAGAAAGAAACCAGCTTACCTACCATATTTCTCCAAAAGATAACGAAGAGAACTTG
This sequence is a window from Setaria italica strain Yugu1 chromosome III, Setaria_italica_v2.0, whole genome shotgun sequence. Protein-coding genes within it:
- the LOC101784005 gene encoding aldose reductase produces the protein MASAQAMGQGEQDHFVLKSGHTIPAVGLGTWRAGSDSAHSVKTAITEAGYRHVDTAAQYGVEKEVGKGLKAAMEAGINRKDLFVTSKLWCTDLAPNKVRPALQNTLKDLQLDYLDLYLIHWPFRLKDGAHMPPEAGEVLEFDLEGVWREMESLVKDGLVKDIGVCNYTVTKLNRLMRSATIPPAVCQMEMHPGWKNDKIFEACKKHGIHVTAYSPLGSSEKNLAHDPAVEKVANKLNKTPGQVLIKWALQRGTSVIPKSTKDERIKENIQVFGWEIPEEDFKVLCSIKDEKRVLTGEELFVNKTHGPYKSASELWDHED
- the LOC101783202 gene encoding uncharacterized protein LOC101783202; its protein translation is MGNSLRCCLACMLPCGALDVVRVVHLSGHVDEFTCPLAAADVLAAHPNHALTDAWSAGAARKIVILSPDSELKRGRIYFLIPSACSAPAAEMKKKRRSRAAASNKKRHGHRKGGAAVAASSTAEQDNYLRELLSEKRVASHRRRRSSARPGVWRPRLESIAEEEPSE
- the LOC101782795 gene encoding WRKY transcription factor WRKY24: MTSTPGSFRTLANSGPVALSFATSSFSNFLGGPASSGGADSGLSKFKAMPPPSLPLSHPPASPSAFLNAFSGFLDSPILLTPSLFPSPTTGAIPSEPFNWMGTAENLQASVKDEQRQYTDFTFQTAAPVPETVTAALPAASFPQSSSMLMAPLGGLGDSYNGELQQQQPWSYQEPTTQFEAPSAATTQPDMLGNGGYSAVPAPASFREQSNRPSSDDGYNWRKYGQKNMKGSENPRSYYKCSFPGCPTKKKVERSPDGQVTEIVYKGAHNHPKPQSTRRSSSSAPAPAASSYVLQSASDAAAEHSFGALSGTPVATPENSSGSFGDDEINGVSSRFAGNFGAEELDDDEPDSKKWRRDGGDGEGVPVAGNRTVREPRVVVQTMSDVDVLDDGYRWRKYGQKVVKGNPNPRSYYKCTTAGCPVRRHVERACHDTRAVVTTYEGKHNHDVPPARGTASLYRAALAAQQSAAGYQQQGGAAVPADGRFGFGAGSSHGAFSGAPAQAAESSGGFALSGFGNQVGTAYSYASQQQQQQQSDAMYTYAPLAKDEPRDDLSFFEQPLLF